A window of the Phaseolus vulgaris cultivar G19833 chromosome 5, P. vulgaris v2.0, whole genome shotgun sequence genome harbors these coding sequences:
- the LOC137834054 gene encoding uncharacterized protein: MADKMPFVKGTSVNRPPLVCGVNYQFWKVIMKIFIHSTETGIWESIENGPFIPQVKRGEDLIDKPSSEWTEARNKRAKFDWIAKNNITFVLSCDKFFRVSQCSSAKEMWDILEVTHEGTSDVKRARKHALI, from the coding sequence ATGGCTGACAAAATGCCTTTTGTGAAAGGTACTTCCGTAAACAGACCACCATTGGTTTGTGGGGttaattaccagttttggaaggtgataatgaaaatctttatacACTCAACTGAAACGGGTATTTGGgaatcaattgaaaatggtcccttTATACCTCAAGTCAAAAGAGGTGAGGATTTAATTGATAAACCCTCATCTGAGTGGACTGAGGCAAGGAATAAAAGAGCCAAGTTTGACTGGATTGCCAAGAATAATATAACCTTTGTTTTAAGCTGTGACAAATTTTTCAGGGTTTCACAATGTAGCTctgcaaaagaaatgtgggacatcctTGAAGTCACACATGAGGGGACAAGTGATGTCAAGCgagctaggaagcatgctcTCATTTAA